The following proteins are encoded in a genomic region of Pseudoxanthomonas suwonensis 11-1:
- a CDS encoding sugar ABC transporter ATP-binding protein codes for MKPVVLQASGLRKRFGATVALDGAGLALRAGEIHALMGQNGAGKSTLIKLVTGVERPDAGSIELDGRAVSPSTPLEAQALGISTVYQEVNLCPNLSVAENLFAGRYPRRRWTGLIDWAKVRAGARGLLARLGLDIDVDRTLGSFPVAVQQMVAIARALGVQAKVLVLDEPTSSLDEDEVQALFAVMRRLRDEGMAILFVTHFLDQVYAVSDRITVLRNGTLVGEYAAAELPQGALVTAMVGREVALAGGREAGGSAQVGEVVVEAQGLARRGALHPVDLQLRAGEVLGLGGLLGSGRTELARLLFGLDRADAGQLRIGGEAVQLKHPAEAVARGMALCPEERKTEGIVAGLSVRENIVLALQARRGWWRALPLARQEQLAREFVQLLGIKTADIETPVGALSGGNQQKVVLARWLATQPKLLILDEPTRGIDIAAKQEIMAEVVKLARQGMAVLFISAEIEELTRLGDRIAVLRERRKAGELEGGAEGDQVLDLIAGHA; via the coding sequence ATGAAGCCCGTGGTGCTGCAGGCTTCCGGCCTGCGCAAGCGTTTCGGGGCCACGGTAGCGCTGGACGGTGCCGGGCTGGCCCTGCGCGCCGGCGAGATCCACGCGCTGATGGGCCAGAACGGCGCCGGCAAGTCGACCCTGATCAAGCTGGTCACGGGCGTCGAGCGGCCGGATGCCGGCAGCATCGAACTGGACGGGCGTGCGGTATCGCCCTCGACCCCGCTGGAGGCGCAGGCGCTGGGCATCAGCACGGTCTACCAGGAAGTGAACCTGTGCCCGAACCTGTCGGTGGCCGAGAACCTGTTCGCCGGGCGCTATCCCAGGCGGCGCTGGACCGGCCTGATCGACTGGGCGAAGGTGCGCGCCGGTGCACGCGGGCTGCTGGCGCGGCTGGGCCTGGACATCGACGTGGACCGCACCCTGGGCAGCTTCCCGGTGGCGGTGCAGCAGATGGTGGCCATCGCCCGCGCGCTGGGCGTGCAGGCCAAGGTGCTGGTGCTGGACGAGCCGACCTCGAGCCTGGACGAGGACGAGGTGCAGGCGCTGTTCGCGGTGATGCGGCGCCTGCGCGACGAGGGCATGGCGATCCTGTTCGTCACCCACTTCCTCGACCAGGTGTACGCGGTCTCCGACCGGATTACGGTCCTGCGCAACGGCACCCTGGTCGGTGAGTACGCCGCGGCCGAGCTGCCGCAGGGCGCGCTGGTCACGGCCATGGTCGGTCGCGAGGTCGCGCTGGCCGGCGGCCGCGAGGCCGGCGGGTCCGCCCAGGTGGGCGAGGTCGTGGTCGAGGCGCAGGGCCTGGCCCGGCGTGGCGCGCTGCATCCGGTGGACCTGCAGCTGCGTGCCGGCGAGGTACTGGGCCTGGGCGGGTTGCTCGGCTCCGGTCGCACCGAGCTGGCGCGGCTGCTGTTCGGCCTTGACCGCGCCGATGCCGGGCAGCTGCGCATCGGTGGCGAGGCGGTGCAACTGAAGCATCCGGCCGAGGCGGTGGCACGCGGCATGGCGCTGTGCCCGGAGGAGCGCAAGACCGAGGGCATCGTTGCCGGACTGTCGGTGCGCGAGAACATCGTGCTGGCACTGCAGGCGCGGCGTGGCTGGTGGCGTGCGCTGCCCCTGGCGCGCCAGGAGCAGCTGGCGCGCGAGTTCGTGCAGCTGCTGGGCATCAAGACCGCCGACATCGAGACCCCGGTGGGGGCGCTGTCCGGCGGCAACCAGCAGAAGGTCGTGCTGGCGCGCTGGCTGGCCACCCAGCCGAAGCTGCTGATCCTGGACGAACCGACCCGCGGCATCGATATCGCCGCCAAGCAGGAGATCATGGCCGAGGTGGTGAAGCTGGCGCGGCAGGGCATGGCGGTGCTGTTCATTTCCGCCGAGATCGAGGAACTGACCCGGCTGGGCGACCGCATCGCGGTACTGCGCGAGCGGCGCAAGGCCGGCGAGCTCGAGGGCGGCGCCGAGGGCGACCAGGTGCTGGACCTGATCGCGGGGCACGCATGA
- a CDS encoding ABC transporter permease: MSEMQASKVQPARALRERLMAHPLLWPALALVLLLLGNALFNPGFLSLQWRDGHLYGNLVDIANRAAPLALVSLGMTLVIAVRGLDISVGAVLAISATVAAWTIARMQAGGSEGLAPLFGAIAAALAVAALCGLWNGVLVVKVGMQPIIATLILMVAGRGVAQLIGDGQILTIYYAPYAFLGKGFLLGLPFSVFVLAVVFVAVKLLLDRTALGLFVRAIGHNPSAVHVAGIRARAIALSLYVFCSFTAGLAGLLVSSNVASADANNAGQLLELDAILAVALGGSALAGGRFSLAGSLLGALIIQTLTTTIYAIGVPPQVNLVVKALLVTAVLLLQSPQFRAKARALFSRREARA; this comes from the coding sequence ATGAGCGAGATGCAGGCTTCGAAGGTGCAGCCGGCGCGCGCGCTGCGCGAGCGGCTGATGGCCCATCCGCTGCTGTGGCCGGCGCTGGCGCTGGTCCTGCTGCTGCTGGGCAATGCGCTGTTCAATCCCGGCTTCCTGTCCCTGCAGTGGCGCGACGGCCACCTGTACGGGAACCTGGTCGATATCGCCAACCGCGCCGCGCCACTGGCGCTGGTCTCGCTGGGCATGACCCTGGTGATCGCAGTGCGCGGCCTGGATATCTCGGTGGGCGCGGTGCTGGCGATCAGTGCCACGGTCGCGGCCTGGACCATCGCGCGGATGCAGGCCGGTGGCAGCGAAGGGCTGGCGCCGCTGTTCGGCGCGATCGCCGCGGCGCTGGCCGTGGCGGCGCTGTGCGGACTGTGGAACGGCGTGCTGGTGGTCAAGGTCGGGATGCAGCCGATCATCGCCACCCTGATCCTGATGGTGGCCGGGCGCGGCGTGGCCCAGCTCATTGGCGACGGCCAGATCCTGACCATCTACTACGCGCCGTACGCGTTCCTGGGCAAGGGCTTCCTGCTCGGCCTGCCGTTCTCGGTGTTCGTGCTGGCGGTGGTGTTCGTCGCGGTGAAGCTGCTGCTGGACCGCACCGCACTGGGCCTGTTCGTGCGCGCCATCGGCCACAACCCCTCGGCGGTCCACGTGGCCGGCATCCGCGCCCGTGCCATCGCCCTGTCGCTGTACGTCTTCTGCAGCTTCACCGCCGGCCTGGCCGGCCTGCTGGTCAGCTCCAACGTGGCCAGCGCCGATGCCAACAACGCTGGCCAGCTGCTGGAGCTGGACGCGATCCTGGCCGTGGCCCTGGGCGGCAGCGCCCTGGCCGGTGGGCGCTTCAGCCTGGCCGGCAGCCTGCTGGGCGCGCTGATCATCCAGACCCTCACCACCACCATCTACGCCATCGGCGTGCCGCCGCAGGTCAACCTGGTGGTCAAGGCGCTGCTGGTGACCGCGGTGCTGCTGTTGCAGTCGCCGCAGTTCCGGGCCAAGGCCAGGGCGCTGTTCAGCCGCAGGGAGGCCCGCGCATGA
- the yjfF gene encoding galactofuranose ABC transporter, permease protein YjfF has translation MSVAMRAPGAGNLLRRLREPGLLSLAVTLALFVAMSAAGGVLYEGFLSPQVFLNLLIDNAFLLIVAVGMTFVILTGGIDLSVGAVVAFTTVLLASLVEKHGWHPLAAIPAVLALGTGFGALMGVLIERYRLQPFVVTLAGMFLARGAATLVSVDSIGITHAFHVAVASTRVPLGGGVSLSVAALVAVAIVVAGVVLAGSTRFGRTVYAIGGSEQSAALMGLPVDSTLIKVYALSGFCSALAGVVYTFYMLSGYSLHGMGLELDAIAAVVIGGTLLAGGSGYVLGTLFGVLVLGLIQTLIVFDGTLSSWWTRIAIGVLLLAFCLLQRLLARRSPTSGGGHG, from the coding sequence ATGAGCGTCGCGATGCGTGCGCCGGGTGCCGGCAACCTGCTGCGCCGGCTGCGTGAGCCGGGCCTGCTGTCGCTGGCGGTGACCCTGGCCCTGTTCGTGGCCATGTCCGCCGCCGGTGGCGTGCTGTACGAGGGTTTCCTGTCGCCGCAGGTGTTCCTGAACCTGCTGATCGACAACGCCTTCCTGCTGATCGTCGCGGTCGGCATGACCTTCGTGATCCTCACCGGCGGCATCGACCTGTCGGTGGGCGCGGTGGTCGCGTTCACCACGGTGCTGCTGGCCAGCCTGGTCGAGAAGCATGGCTGGCATCCGCTGGCGGCGATCCCGGCGGTGCTGGCGCTGGGCACCGGTTTCGGTGCGCTGATGGGCGTGCTGATCGAGCGCTACCGGCTGCAGCCGTTCGTGGTCACTTTGGCCGGCATGTTCCTGGCGCGCGGCGCGGCGACCCTGGTCAGCGTGGACTCGATCGGCATCACCCACGCCTTCCACGTGGCCGTGGCCAGCACCCGGGTGCCGCTGGGCGGCGGGGTCTCGCTTTCCGTGGCGGCACTGGTGGCCGTGGCCATCGTCGTCGCCGGCGTGGTCCTGGCCGGCTCGACTCGCTTCGGGCGTACGGTCTATGCCATCGGCGGCAGCGAGCAGTCGGCGGCGCTGATGGGCCTGCCGGTGGATTCGACCCTGATCAAGGTTTATGCGCTGAGCGGCTTCTGCTCGGCACTGGCCGGCGTGGTCTATACCTTCTACATGCTCAGCGGTTACAGCCTGCACGGCATGGGCCTGGAGCTGGACGCGATCGCCGCGGTGGTGATCGGCGGCACCCTGCTGGCCGGTGGCAGCGGCTACGTGCTGGGCACCCTGTTCGGCGTGCTGGTGCTGGGCCTGATCCAGACCCTGATCGTGTTCGACGGCACCCTGAGCTCGTGGTGGACGCGCATCGCGATCGGCGTGCTGCTGCTGGCATTCTGCCTGCTGCAGCGCCTGCTGGCGCGGCGCAGCCCCACCAGCGGAGGCGGTCATGGTTGA